CGGGTTCGGTGATCCTGTACCGACGGCCCGACGGCCGTCCGCTGGCGGCGACCACGTGGACGCGTGGTGTCACCACCTGGCTGCCGCGCACCGATGTCGTGGTGCTGGTCGACGACGAAACGACCATCGCCGTGGCCTGGGCCGACCTGCACGAGCTGGCGGGCCCGCTGATGGCTCCGCTCGACATGCAGCCCGAGCGGTTCGAGGTCACCGGGTTCCCCGACGCGGCGGCATGGGCGGCGCTCGTGGCGCGTGCGATGCCGGTGCCGTGACCTACAGGAAACTCTCGGGCGTCACCGCCCACAGCACTTCCGAGAGGAAACGTCGCCACGCGGTGGTGTCGGGCTCCACGTCGAAGGTGACCTTCACGCCGCCCTCGTCGCGTTCCCACACGAGGCGGTCGTCCCGCCACGAGACGCGGTAGCACTGTGTCGCCAGCACGTCGTCGAGCCCGGCACGCAGTTCCAGCGCGAGGGCCTCGCTGTCGATGACCACCGCGGTTTCCGTGTTGAGCCACACCGACCGCGGGTCGCCGTTGAACGAGCCGATCACCACGGTGCGGCCGTCCACCACCATCGTCTTCGCATGCAGGCTGGTGCGAGAGTGGAAGGGGCCCGAGCCGCCGTCCTTCACCTCGGGGTCGCGCACGGGTTCGAGCGGACGCAGTTCGTAGAGCTCGACGCCGGCCCGCGCGAGGCCGGGCCGGTAGTGCGCGTAGCCCCCGTGGGCGGGGATGACGTCGTTGGCACCCAGCGAGTTCGTCACGATGCGCACGCGCACGCCCTGGTCCACGAGGGCCTGGAACTGCTTCACGCCCAGGTCGCGCGGCACGAAGTAGGCCGAGACCAGCGTCAGCTGCTTCTTCGCACCCAGCAGCATCTGGCGGATGCGCGGCCCGATGCGCACGCCCTCGCGCGCGGCCGAGGCCTCGCCGCCGGCCTTCTCCGGCAGGTCGTACAGCACCTCGGCGGGCGCCCACGTGAGCGGCACGGTGCCGGCGAGCAGGTGGCTCGCGAGCGACGCGGCGCCGGGCAGTGGCGTGACGTCGCTGCCGACCGGCGGCAGCGCGTCGGGCAGCGCCTGGAGGAAGTGTTCGACGGGGATCGCGTACGGGCTGTTCCAGTACGCGTCGAACGCGGCGGAGGTCTGCTGCGCGACGGGGCCGGCGGCCAGCACGTCGAGGTCCACGAAGGCGGTGGCGGCGCCGGTGCCGAAGTACTCCTCGCCGAGGTTGCGGCCGCCGACGATCGCCACCGCGTTGTCCGCGATCATGGCCTTGTTGTGCATGCGCCGGTTGAGCCGGTCGTTGTCGACGAGGAATTCGGCCGTGCGCCAGAAGCCCATCGTGCCGCGCACTCGGAACGGGTTGAACACCCGCACCTCGATGTGGTCGTGGCGGGCGAACGCGGCCGCGAGTTCGTCACGGCCGTCGGTGTGGATGTCGTCGATCAGCAGCCGAACGCGCACGCCGCGCTCGGCGGCCTGCGTGGCCAGCCGGAGCAGCGTGCGGCTCGTCGCGTCGTCGTTGATGATGTAGTACTGCAGGTCCAGCGTCCGGCGCGCGGCGAGTGCGAGCGCGTGGCGCGCGGCCAGTGCCTGGTTGCCTCGGGGCAGCAGGCGGAACCCCGACTGGCCCGGGTGGGCCGCCGCCAGTTCGGCCACGGTGTCGCCGAGCGGGGTGGACTCGGTCGCCGGCAGCGCGAACGAGTCCGGCCGGGGCAGATCGGTGCGGATCGAGACGCAGCCCGACAGCAGCCACGCCAGGACCAGCAGGGCCAGCCAATGTGCGGGCGCGGCGGAGGAACGGCTCGACGGGGGCAGGGGCATGGGCAGTCCGCGTGGTGCGTTCCCATGGTAGCCCGGCCGCGAAAGATCCGCCTGCGCCCCCGGACCGCATCGGACACGAGGCTTTTGGCCGAGTGCGGGATCTCCCTGCCGCGTCCCGGCTTCAGGTTTCCGTTCCGCGCGCCACCCACTCCCCGAAGCGCGAGACGTCGATGTTCGAGCCGCACACGACCAGCGCGACCCGCTTGCCGTCGAGCCGCGAGCGCAGCGGGCCGAGCAGCGCGGCCGTGGCCGCCGCCGCCGCGGGTTCGGCGACCAGCTTCATGTCCCGGTACAGGTGCGCCATCGCGCGGCACAGCTCCTCGTCCCACACGCGCACGATCTCGTCGACGAAACGGCGGCACACGCCGAAGCTGTAGGGCAGCGTGTACGGCGCGCCGAGGCTGTCGGCGATGGTGTCGACCTTGTCGA
This genomic stretch from Piscinibacter gummiphilus harbors:
- a CDS encoding phospholipase D family protein; translated protein: MPLPPSSRSSAAPAHWLALLVLAWLLSGCVSIRTDLPRPDSFALPATESTPLGDTVAELAAAHPGQSGFRLLPRGNQALAARHALALAARRTLDLQYYIINDDATSRTLLRLATQAAERGVRVRLLIDDIHTDGRDELAAAFARHDHIEVRVFNPFRVRGTMGFWRTAEFLVDNDRLNRRMHNKAMIADNAVAIVGGRNLGEEYFGTGAATAFVDLDVLAAGPVAQQTSAAFDAYWNSPYAIPVEHFLQALPDALPPVGSDVTPLPGAASLASHLLAGTVPLTWAPAEVLYDLPEKAGGEASAAREGVRIGPRIRQMLLGAKKQLTLVSAYFVPRDLGVKQFQALVDQGVRVRIVTNSLGANDVIPAHGGYAHYRPGLARAGVELYELRPLEPVRDPEVKDGGSGPFHSRTSLHAKTMVVDGRTVVIGSFNGDPRSVWLNTETAVVIDSEALALELRAGLDDVLATQCYRVSWRDDRLVWERDEGGVKVTFDVEPDTTAWRRFLSEVLWAVTPESFL